A genomic region of Streptosporangium lutulentum contains the following coding sequences:
- a CDS encoding neutral zinc metallopeptidase, translated as MRSRGPNPLALGVFGVVAMTFAVIVVVSGLAGGEEAEVPAGPETGPVATGNAEPTQTGETEVTPPTFAPPQKLNLNGLGDAKIALAAQESAAQGKMVVDLRYMQRSDTGARLKRNPLYATSQMSPVSCRAPRPSTQPRAMLSYLNAVTGCLDRAWAGKFSQAGAVFLAPRRVYWSRPGRGPCGSYPASGAAAYYCPSNRGMYIGLTHLIQQTDRIDPAENHVPYLSVLAHEYGHHVQSMAGIGGAWWWEVSNKSKAAQDAHSRRSELQAQCLAGVFTRAVRVPLGVTAARWQAVLQTEYRRGDDQNGLGLRDHGSGEHYAGWLQQGWKYARIGYCNTWSVAASQVS; from the coding sequence ATGCGCTCACGCGGGCCGAACCCCTTGGCCCTCGGTGTCTTCGGTGTTGTCGCCATGACGTTCGCCGTGATCGTGGTGGTCTCCGGTCTGGCCGGTGGCGAGGAGGCCGAGGTTCCGGCCGGCCCCGAGACCGGTCCGGTGGCGACCGGCAACGCCGAGCCCACGCAGACCGGCGAGACCGAGGTCACGCCGCCTACCTTCGCCCCTCCGCAGAAGCTGAACCTCAACGGGCTGGGTGACGCCAAGATCGCGTTGGCCGCGCAGGAGAGCGCCGCGCAGGGGAAGATGGTCGTCGACCTCCGCTACATGCAGCGCTCGGACACCGGCGCCCGGCTCAAGCGCAACCCGCTGTACGCCACCAGCCAGATGAGCCCCGTGTCCTGCCGCGCCCCCCGGCCCTCGACGCAGCCGCGCGCCATGCTCAGCTATCTCAACGCCGTCACCGGCTGCCTGGACCGGGCGTGGGCGGGGAAGTTCTCCCAGGCGGGAGCGGTCTTCCTGGCGCCGCGCCGGGTCTACTGGTCCCGTCCGGGCCGCGGCCCCTGCGGCAGCTACCCGGCCTCCGGCGCCGCGGCCTACTACTGCCCGTCCAACCGGGGCATGTACATCGGCCTGACCCACCTCATCCAGCAGACCGACCGGATCGATCCCGCCGAGAATCACGTGCCCTACCTGTCCGTGCTCGCCCATGAGTACGGTCACCACGTGCAGTCCATGGCCGGCATCGGCGGCGCGTGGTGGTGGGAGGTCTCCAACAAGTCCAAGGCCGCGCAGGACGCCCATTCGCGCAGGTCCGAGCTCCAGGCCCAGTGTCTCGCCGGGGTCTTCACCCGCGCGGTCCGGGTTCCGCTCGGCGTCACCGCCGCCCGCTGGCAGGCCGTGCTGCAGACGGAGTACCGTCGCGGCGACGACCAGAACGGCCTGGGACTGCGCGACCACGGCAGCGGCGAGCACTACGCCGGC
- a CDS encoding DUF2207 domain-containing protein, with product MTVALAVTLSALSTLAAGTANAAGITDAAGIADAANTPGLPEAAGPANAALAQAGKITNDTVQLELRQDGVLHVKETVTFEGGAPTRSLVDRTRYDDGNDRLYQVTGLKGDATLADASITLKGSGTAELEYDVKGAVTPLAGAQELRWYAVGGWSVPVEQARVTLKGPAQLQNLSCFAGPLSSAIACTEASMDHTGVTAEFGQQALGTGEVFTVVVGYPTGATKGTPILERRFELSNAFALNAVTGGALAGLMLLLLGGIGILYWTRGRDERVVGHESGAQSGVENGHFAPPDGVRPGQIGTLMDEQADVIDVTATIVDLAVRGYLRIDEQPRQTYDAPDWTLVQMPNAPVNSLMSYERALYDAIFDGRDAVLLSQLKGSFGHKLGKVRDALYRDVVTQGWFARRPDSVRTRWTTLGVVLTVAGVVATVALAWFTSYGLLGLALIIAGAALSVGGQHMPAKTSKGAGALAHTLGFREYLAGGDLGGDVPVAQRVELFSRYLPYAVIFDSVDRWARVVSSVNGNGRQVDHLYWYHGPAEWDLSKFADSMRTFTMTTSGAISSTRQFRSF from the coding sequence GTGACGGTCGCCCTCGCGGTGACGTTGAGTGCTCTCTCGACCCTGGCGGCCGGTACGGCGAACGCGGCCGGTATCACGGACGCGGCCGGTATCGCGGACGCCGCGAACACGCCGGGCCTCCCGGAGGCGGCCGGTCCCGCGAACGCGGCGCTCGCCCAGGCCGGAAAGATCACGAACGACACGGTCCAGCTCGAACTGCGGCAGGACGGCGTGCTGCACGTCAAGGAGACCGTCACCTTCGAAGGCGGCGCGCCGACGCGGAGCCTGGTCGACCGCACGCGTTACGACGACGGCAACGACCGGCTCTACCAGGTCACCGGCCTCAAGGGCGACGCCACGCTGGCCGACGCCTCGATCACCCTGAAGGGCTCGGGCACCGCCGAACTCGAATACGACGTCAAGGGCGCGGTGACCCCGCTGGCCGGCGCCCAGGAACTGCGGTGGTACGCCGTGGGAGGCTGGTCCGTCCCGGTCGAGCAGGCCAGGGTCACGCTGAAGGGCCCCGCCCAGCTCCAGAACCTCTCCTGCTTCGCGGGCCCGCTGAGTTCGGCGATCGCCTGCACCGAGGCCTCGATGGATCACACGGGCGTCACCGCCGAGTTCGGCCAGCAGGCCCTCGGCACCGGCGAGGTGTTCACGGTGGTCGTCGGCTACCCGACGGGGGCCACGAAGGGCACGCCGATCCTGGAGCGCCGCTTCGAGTTGTCCAACGCCTTCGCCCTGAACGCCGTCACCGGCGGCGCGCTGGCCGGTCTGATGCTCCTGCTGCTCGGCGGCATCGGCATCCTCTACTGGACGCGAGGCCGCGACGAACGCGTGGTCGGTCACGAGTCCGGCGCGCAGAGCGGCGTCGAGAACGGCCACTTCGCCCCGCCGGACGGCGTGCGTCCCGGCCAGATCGGCACGCTCATGGACGAGCAGGCCGACGTGATCGATGTGACCGCCACGATCGTGGACCTGGCCGTCCGAGGCTACCTCAGGATCGACGAGCAGCCCCGGCAGACCTACGACGCGCCCGACTGGACGCTGGTCCAGATGCCCAACGCACCGGTCAACTCCCTGATGTCCTACGAGCGGGCGCTCTACGACGCCATCTTCGACGGCCGCGACGCGGTGCTGCTGTCGCAGCTCAAGGGGTCGTTCGGCCACAAGCTCGGCAAGGTCCGCGACGCCCTCTACCGCGACGTGGTCACGCAGGGCTGGTTCGCCCGCCGTCCCGACAGTGTCCGCACCCGCTGGACGACCCTCGGCGTGGTGCTCACCGTGGCCGGGGTCGTCGCCACCGTCGCGCTGGCCTGGTTCACCTCGTACGGCCTGCTCGGCCTGGCCCTGATCATCGCGGGTGCCGCCCTGTCCGTCGGCGGCCAGCACATGCCGGCCAAGACCTCCAAGGGCGCGGGAGCCCTCGCCCACACCCTGGGCTTCCGGGAGTATCTGGCCGGCGGCGACCTCGGCGGCGACGTTCCCGTGGCCCAGCGGGTGGAGCTGTTCTCCCGCTACCTGCCCTACGCCGTGATCTTCGACAGCGTGGACCGCTGGGCCCGGGTGGTCTCCTCCGTGAACGGCAACGGCCGGCAGGTCGACCATCTGTACTGGTATCACGGCCCGGCCGAGTGGGACCTGTCCAAGTTCGCCGACTCGATGCGGACGTTCACCATGACGACCTCGGGTGCGATCTCCTCCACCCGCCAGTTCCGCTCCTTCTGA
- a CDS encoding asparaginase has protein sequence MSIESLVVEVVRSGFVESTHRARMLAVASDGSIVRAHGAVDALVSPRSAMKPLQALAMVRAGLALEGELLALSCGSHAGEPFHVDGARKILSGAGLDEDALRCPEDLPGDVASRDEVLRSGGGPARIYMNCSGKHSAMLATCAANGWPLETYLDPAHPLQKAIRATVEELTCERVAATGVDGCGAPLFFVSMTGVARAFRALVQAEPGTPERRVADAFRAHPEWTSGTTRPEARLMRAIPGLMIKAGAEAFDAFAFEDGRAGAVKIEDGGQRARTPVTVAALVALGFGGAELDELATGVLLGGGRPVGEVRVR, from the coding sequence GTGTCTATTGAGTCATTGGTTGTCGAGGTTGTCCGTTCTGGTTTCGTGGAGTCCACGCATCGGGCGCGGATGCTGGCCGTCGCCTCCGACGGTTCCATCGTGAGGGCGCACGGGGCGGTGGACGCCCTGGTCTCGCCTCGTTCGGCGATGAAGCCCCTGCAGGCGCTCGCCATGGTGCGCGCGGGGCTCGCCCTGGAGGGGGAGCTGCTCGCGCTGTCGTGCGGGAGTCACGCGGGAGAGCCGTTCCACGTGGACGGGGCCAGGAAGATCCTTTCCGGGGCGGGGCTGGACGAGGACGCGCTGCGCTGCCCCGAGGACCTGCCCGGGGACGTCGCCTCCCGCGACGAGGTGCTGCGTTCGGGCGGAGGCCCGGCCAGGATCTACATGAACTGCTCGGGAAAGCACTCGGCGATGCTCGCCACCTGCGCGGCCAACGGCTGGCCGCTGGAGACCTACCTCGACCCGGCCCACCCGCTGCAGAAGGCCATCCGGGCCACGGTCGAGGAGCTGACCTGTGAGCGCGTCGCCGCCACGGGAGTGGACGGTTGCGGTGCCCCGCTGTTCTTCGTGTCGATGACGGGTGTGGCACGCGCGTTCCGCGCCCTCGTCCAGGCCGAGCCCGGCACCCCCGAGCGCCGCGTCGCCGACGCCTTCCGCGCCCACCCCGAGTGGACCTCCGGCACGACCCGTCCCGAGGCCCGGCTGATGCGCGCGATCCCGGGATTGATGATCAAGGCGGGGGCCGAGGCCTTCGACGCCTTCGCCTTCGAGGACGGCCGCGCGGGCGCGGTCAAGATCGAGGACGGCGGGCAGCGGGCCCGGACCCCGGTCACCGTCGCGGCCCTGGTCGCCCTCGGTTTCGGGGGAGCCGAACTCGACGAGCTCGCGACCGGTGTGCTGCTCGGCGGCGGCCGTCCGGTCGGCGAGGTCCGCGTGCGGTAG
- the dtd gene encoding D-aminoacyl-tRNA deacylase, translating to MRAVVQRVSSASVVVDGVTVGAIDEPGLLVLVGVTHTDTPAEAARLAAKLWGLRILSGEKSCSDIGAPLLVVSQFTLYGDARKGRRPTWQAAAPGPVAEPLVEAVCTGLRELGAQVETGVFGADMKVTLTNDGPITLVLEI from the coding sequence ATGCGTGCGGTCGTACAGCGGGTGAGTTCCGCTTCTGTGGTGGTGGACGGCGTGACGGTCGGAGCGATCGACGAGCCCGGACTGCTGGTCCTGGTCGGCGTGACCCACACCGACACCCCGGCGGAGGCGGCCAGGCTCGCCGCCAAACTCTGGGGCCTGAGAATCCTGTCGGGCGAGAAATCCTGCTCCGACATCGGCGCGCCGCTGCTCGTGGTCAGCCAGTTCACCCTGTACGGCGACGCGCGCAAGGGCCGCCGCCCCACCTGGCAGGCCGCGGCTCCGGGGCCGGTGGCCGAGCCGCTCGTGGAGGCCGTCTGCACCGGACTACGCGAGCTGGGCGCCCAGGTGGAAACCGGGGTGTTCGGCGCGGACATGAAGGTCACGCTGACCAACGACGGACCCATCACTTTGGTCCTGGAGATCTAA
- the ygfZ gene encoding CAF17-like 4Fe-4S cluster assembly/insertion protein YgfZ, with translation MRSPLLDTPGAVAAETPDADVAGHYGDPFAEQRALIAGEAMVDRSNREVVRISGPDRLSWLNNLSSQKLDILKPGEATQTLLLDAQGRVEHHLTLVDDGEAVWAHVEPGTAAGLTAFLDRMRFMLRVEVAEVTDDYAVVSVVEAGRLALPEGAVLVGDDVLLPRDLLAGRLGLKLAGLWAYEALRIEDHRPRLGFETDHKTIPHEVGWIGSALHLNKGCYKGQETVARVHNLGHPPRRLVFLHLDGSVDTLPKHGTPVVLDEGEVGFVGSAARHHELGPIALAVVKRTVPVDATLTAGEVAATQEVIVPPDAGRNVQIDPALRRRIR, from the coding sequence ATGCGAAGCCCTTTGCTGGACACTCCCGGCGCGGTCGCGGCCGAGACCCCTGACGCCGACGTCGCCGGACACTACGGTGATCCTTTCGCCGAGCAGCGCGCGCTGATCGCCGGTGAGGCGATGGTCGACCGGAGCAACCGTGAGGTCGTCCGGATCTCCGGGCCCGACCGGTTGAGCTGGCTCAACAATCTGAGCTCGCAGAAACTCGACATCCTGAAACCCGGCGAGGCCACCCAGACGCTGCTTCTGGACGCTCAGGGCCGGGTGGAGCACCACCTCACGCTCGTCGACGACGGCGAGGCGGTGTGGGCGCACGTGGAGCCGGGCACGGCGGCCGGGCTCACCGCGTTCCTCGACAGGATGCGGTTCATGCTCAGGGTCGAGGTCGCCGAGGTGACGGACGACTACGCGGTGGTGTCCGTGGTCGAGGCCGGGAGGCTCGCCCTGCCGGAGGGGGCCGTTCTCGTCGGCGACGACGTGCTGCTTCCCCGCGACCTGCTGGCCGGACGGCTCGGGCTGAAGCTCGCCGGGCTCTGGGCCTACGAGGCGCTGCGGATCGAGGACCACCGTCCCCGCCTGGGCTTCGAGACCGACCACAAGACGATTCCGCACGAGGTGGGCTGGATCGGCTCGGCCCTTCACCTGAACAAGGGCTGCTACAAGGGCCAGGAGACCGTGGCCCGCGTGCACAATCTCGGCCACCCGCCGCGCCGCCTGGTCTTCCTCCACCTGGACGGCAGCGTGGACACGCTGCCGAAGCACGGCACCCCCGTCGTCCTCGACGAGGGGGAGGTCGGTTTCGTCGGCAGCGCCGCCCGGCACCACGAGCTCGGCCCGATCGCGCTGGCCGTGGTCAAGCGGACCGTGCCGGTGGACGCCACGCTGACGGCCGGTGAGGTGGCGGCGACCCAGGAGGTCATCGTGCCGCCGGACGCGGGCCGCAACGTCCAGATCGACCCCGCGCTGCGCCGTCGCATCCGCTGA
- a CDS encoding Fur family transcriptional regulator — protein sequence MTETSWHEKLRARGYRVTPQRQLVLEAVKAVDHATPEEICARVRETARGVNISTVYRTLELLEELGMVTHTHLGHGAPTYHLAAEANHVHLVCGNCGEISEARPELVRAFVDSLDTELGFATDVHHLTVFGRCRKCR from the coding sequence ATGACCGAGACGTCGTGGCACGAGAAACTGCGGGCGCGCGGTTACCGGGTCACTCCGCAACGCCAGCTGGTGCTTGAGGCGGTCAAGGCGGTGGACCACGCCACCCCTGAGGAGATCTGCGCCCGGGTGCGGGAGACCGCTCGCGGAGTGAACATCTCGACCGTCTACCGGACCCTCGAACTGCTCGAGGAGCTCGGCATGGTCACCCATACCCATCTCGGGCACGGCGCGCCCACCTATCACCTGGCCGCCGAGGCCAATCACGTGCACCTGGTCTGCGGCAACTGCGGGGAGATCAGCGAGGCCCGCCCGGAGCTGGTGCGGGCCTTCGTCGACAGCCTCGACACCGAGCTCGGGTTCGCCACCGACGTGCATCACCTGACGGTCTTCGGCCGCTGCCGAAAGTGCCGCTGA
- a CDS encoding DUF2470 domain-containing protein, with the protein MSTPFTPEAVEAIKRHMNDDHGDDALLICRGLGGQSEATGATTTGVDSEAIEFVAVVDGEDVTVRVPWGTTLTERSQVRGEVVRLYREACAALGLPARGEH; encoded by the coding sequence ATGAGCACTCCTTTCACCCCCGAAGCGGTCGAGGCCATCAAGCGTCACATGAACGACGACCACGGTGACGACGCGCTGCTGATCTGCCGGGGCCTCGGCGGACAGTCCGAGGCCACCGGCGCGACGACGACGGGGGTGGACTCCGAGGCGATCGAGTTCGTCGCGGTGGTCGACGGCGAGGACGTCACGGTCCGGGTGCCGTGGGGCACCACGCTGACCGAGCGCTCCCAGGTTCGCGGGGAGGTCGTCCGCCTCTACCGGGAGGCCTGCGCCGCGCTCGGGCTTCCCGCCCGCGGCGAGCACTGA
- a CDS encoding FABP family protein, translating into MDVPELHPDLEPIAFLVGRWEGAGVGGYPTIESFNFGQEVVFGHNGKPFLSYTSRTWLLDEAGDKVRPLGTETGFWRQLPNRRLEVCLAHPTGIVEIYLGEVVFNKIELHTDVVARTSTAKEYTAAHRLYGLVNGNLMWAYDMAAMGQSLQSHLSAELKKVGDFVPDTV; encoded by the coding sequence ATGGACGTTCCCGAACTGCATCCTGATCTTGAGCCGATCGCCTTCCTCGTGGGCAGGTGGGAGGGAGCCGGAGTCGGGGGATATCCGACCATCGAGAGCTTCAATTTCGGCCAGGAGGTCGTCTTCGGCCACAACGGCAAGCCGTTCCTGAGCTACACCAGCCGCACCTGGCTGCTCGACGAGGCGGGTGACAAGGTTCGCCCCCTGGGCACCGAGACCGGTTTCTGGCGCCAGTTGCCCAACCGCCGGCTGGAGGTGTGCCTGGCGCACCCGACGGGCATCGTGGAGATCTATCTCGGCGAGGTGGTCTTCAACAAGATCGAGCTTCACACCGACGTGGTGGCCCGCACCTCCACCGCGAAGGAGTACACCGCCGCCCACCGGCTCTACGGCCTGGTCAACGGCAACCTCATGTGGGCCTACGACATGGCGGCCATGGGTCAGTCGCTGCAGTCGCACCTCTCGGCCGAGCTCAAGAAGGTCGGCGACTTCGTGCCGGACACCGTCTAG
- a CDS encoding DsrE family protein, with the protein MARSLVIKVTAGMESPERCNQAFTVAAAALASGVPVSLWLTGESAWFALPGRAKEFTLPHAAQLGDLLDAVLATGKVTLCTQCAARRDITVDDVIEGVRIAGASTFVEEILGEGVQALVY; encoded by the coding sequence ATGGCACGATCACTGGTGATCAAAGTGACCGCCGGCATGGAGTCACCCGAGCGCTGCAACCAGGCGTTCACGGTGGCCGCGGCGGCGTTGGCGAGCGGGGTTCCCGTCTCGCTCTGGCTGACAGGCGAGTCGGCGTGGTTCGCCCTGCCCGGACGGGCCAAGGAGTTCACGCTGCCGCACGCGGCCCAGCTCGGCGACCTGCTCGACGCGGTTCTGGCGACCGGCAAGGTGACCCTGTGCACGCAGTGCGCGGCCCGGCGGGACATCACGGTGGACGACGTGATCGAGGGCGTGCGCATCGCGGGCGCCTCCACCTTCGTCGAGGAGATCCTCGGCGAAGGTGTTCAGGCACTCGTCTACTGA
- a CDS encoding type 1 glutamine amidotransferase, with protein sequence MQSDSALRLVWIYPDLLSTYGDQGNVLILEQRARRRGIPVETVHVRSADPVPEGGDIYLIGGGEDRPQILAAERLRRDGGLHRAIARGASLLAVCAGYQIMGTTFGGEEGQPVDGIGLIDIASGRGEGRAVGELAGETDAALGLPTLTGFENHMGVTRLGPGVRPLARTTVGVGNGDGTEGCYTGRIVGTYLHGPALARNPGLADLLLTWAVGAQLPPIDDSWFERLREERLNAVLPH encoded by the coding sequence GTGCAGTCTGACAGCGCCCTGCGCCTCGTCTGGATTTATCCGGATTTGTTGAGCACCTACGGAGACCAGGGCAACGTCCTGATCCTGGAACAGCGGGCCCGGCGTCGCGGAATCCCGGTCGAGACCGTCCACGTGCGTTCGGCCGACCCGGTGCCTGAGGGCGGTGACATCTACCTGATCGGCGGCGGAGAGGACCGGCCGCAGATCCTCGCCGCCGAGCGCCTCCGGCGGGACGGCGGCCTGCATCGGGCCATCGCCCGGGGCGCGTCCCTGCTGGCCGTCTGCGCGGGGTACCAGATCATGGGCACCACGTTCGGCGGTGAGGAAGGCCAGCCGGTGGACGGCATCGGACTGATCGACATCGCCAGTGGCCGCGGCGAGGGCCGCGCCGTCGGCGAGCTGGCCGGCGAGACGGACGCGGCGCTCGGTCTTCCGACGCTCACCGGCTTCGAGAACCACATGGGCGTCACCCGGCTGGGCCCCGGCGTCCGGCCGCTGGCCCGGACGACGGTCGGCGTCGGCAACGGCGACGGCACCGAGGGCTGCTACACGGGCAGGATCGTCGGCACCTACCTGCACGGTCCCGCGCTCGCCCGAAACCCCGGCCTGGCGGACCTGCTGCTCACCTGGGCGGTGGGCGCCCAGCTCCCGCCGATCGACGACTCCTGGTTCGAGCGGCTTCGCGAGGAGCGGCTGAACGCGGTGCTGCCCCACTGA
- a CDS encoding Mur ligase family protein, with protein sequence MTQLPLRAQLASALGRTAATLSRATGRGDGSVIGGRVSLVLEPDLLRQLAHDRKLALVSATNGKTTTTRLITSALQELGEVATNAFGANMPAGHVSALSSAKDAPYGVLEVDEKYLPEVIDATDAGVVCLMNLSRDQMDRAGEIWLLAQKWRRALAGRNTHVIANADDPLVTWGASTAASVTWVSAGQPWKEDSWCCPQCGGPLDRKGMEYVPPGSAGSGSKPGTTENDWACRECTFRRPVPAWVLDDDAVIDPRGRRWVLDLRLPGRANRANAAIALATAEVFGLPVERALPRLREVTSVAGRYTTVERDGRHARLLLAKNPAGWLEAFDVLDPSLPVILSVNAQGPDGRDTSWLWDVDYRVLRGRPVFVAGERRLDLALRLDVAGVPFQLAGSFGQALAAQPPGKVDVIANYTAFQNIRSEFGRAV encoded by the coding sequence ATGACCCAGCTTCCGCTGCGGGCGCAGCTCGCAAGTGCTCTCGGCCGGACGGCCGCGACCCTGTCCCGAGCGACCGGGCGCGGCGACGGATCAGTGATCGGTGGCCGGGTCAGCCTGGTCCTGGAGCCCGATCTGCTGCGCCAGCTCGCGCATGACCGCAAACTGGCGCTGGTGAGCGCCACCAACGGCAAGACCACCACGACCCGGCTGATCACCTCCGCGTTGCAGGAGCTCGGCGAGGTCGCCACCAACGCCTTCGGCGCCAACATGCCCGCCGGGCACGTCTCGGCGCTGTCGTCGGCCAAGGACGCCCCCTACGGAGTCCTGGAGGTCGACGAGAAATACCTGCCCGAGGTGATCGACGCCACCGACGCGGGGGTCGTCTGCCTGATGAACCTCAGCCGCGACCAGATGGACCGGGCCGGTGAGATCTGGCTGCTGGCCCAGAAGTGGCGGCGGGCCCTGGCGGGCAGGAACACCCACGTGATCGCCAACGCCGACGACCCGCTGGTGACCTGGGGCGCCTCCACGGCCGCCTCGGTGACCTGGGTGTCGGCCGGGCAGCCGTGGAAGGAAGACTCCTGGTGCTGCCCCCAGTGCGGTGGTCCGCTGGACCGCAAGGGGATGGAGTACGTCCCGCCCGGCAGCGCCGGGTCGGGGTCGAAACCCGGCACGACGGAGAACGACTGGGCCTGCCGGGAGTGCACCTTCCGGCGGCCCGTGCCGGCCTGGGTCCTCGACGACGACGCGGTGATCGACCCGCGCGGCCGGCGCTGGGTGCTGGACCTCCGGCTCCCCGGCCGGGCCAACCGGGCCAACGCCGCGATCGCGCTGGCCACCGCCGAGGTGTTCGGCCTGCCGGTCGAGCGGGCGCTGCCCCGGCTGCGCGAGGTGACCTCGGTCGCCGGCCGCTACACCACGGTGGAGCGCGACGGCCGGCACGCCCGCCTGCTGCTGGCCAAGAACCCGGCCGGCTGGCTGGAGGCCTTCGACGTGCTCGACCCCTCGCTGCCGGTGATCCTCTCGGTGAACGCCCAGGGTCCCGACGGTCGCGACACCTCCTGGCTGTGGGACGTCGACTACCGCGTGCTGCGCGGCAGACCGGTCTTCGTGGCCGGGGAACGGCGGCTGGACCTCGCGCTCCGGCTCGACGTGGCGGGCGTGCCGTTCCAGCTGGCCGGATCCTTCGGGCAGGCGCTCGCCGCGCAGCCGCCGGGCAAGGTCGATGTGATCGCCAACTACACCGCCTTCCAGAACATTCGATCGGAGTTCGGTCGTGCAGTCTGA